Within the Debaryomyces hansenii CBS767 chromosome E complete sequence genome, the region ACATGATTTGGGAAACATAACCAAAAGACTTTCAGATATTCTTTGCAGGGGACTCATTAACCATTAATAAAGCTACGATGCCTGGGTGAGTGAAAGATCATTGCTGGGTTAGCTCACTTCATAGATGCATTCCAATTGGTCGAATTAGTTCTGTTCTACGCATATTTTGCTTGTTTTAAAACGATAGTCAGTTGAACTGTCAAACAAAAATCTAAGACCACGATAGTGCGACACTGAGGAGTTAAATTGGCGGTGTGAAACTTAgtattcatatatttaatacatCTATTTACATGTTGTCGTTCTTGCCGTTAATTTGATTGGTGGACTTAGGCTTCTTGGAACCCCTCAACGTGTTCACATAGTTAGTGGCTCCCTGTACATCCTGCTTCATGTCCTGGGCCTGGATTTTCCACTTGTAGAAAAATCCGTGTTTTGCCCGCAActcttttctctttctttcaACCTCCCTGTTGACCATGCCGACCTGTTCGTCGTAGGGAATACCCGCCTCGGCCTCGGCGATTGTCTCTTTGCCAAACAACAAGTCAAAAACCCGGCCGTCTGACCAGAAGAACCCTTTTCTGTCGACAAACCAGTTTCTCGACCTGGCACCTGTTTCCTTGAGCACAAAGCAGAACATCGAGTTGTCGGCAGTTCCGTAGAACCCTTTTCCGGTCCATACCCTGGCTGTATGTTTTCTGGCTATCGAGCTAAGCGGGAGTGTAATCACGGGTGTAGGAGCCCCTGGAAAGAGTGGATACGACGTAAATTTGATGTGTTCGACTGGGCCTGGTAAATACCACATTCTTCTGATTAACCTGGTGGGGAATTTGGCAAATCCAGTGGCCACCGCCAATGCAATCACACCGATCGACGAGTACTTAATAAGCGAAATGAACCATTCTCTCTTTCTGAGTGGCTCGCTAAGCTCCTTCTCGTTTTCTTCGTAGTCTTTGTTAGCCTGGAAATACGCATATTCCAAGAGAACAAACCCGTATATAGTGAAGACAAGCGAACAGCAGAACGACGCTAGGAAGTATAATCTGTGTGGTTCAGATTCGTAGATCAATTCAGGCTTCTgtttattcttcaatatctggATCACTTGTCTGAACGAATATTTTGGGCCAACCTGGGGCACTCCTGGTCTAGGCAATAACGTAGGAACCGCTTCTTTGCCGAGTGGAAACTTAGGAATACGACTCTTCAAATCATTCTTTTGTTCGGCTTCCCCTGGTATATGGTGCTTCATGTGTTTCCATTCTCCACTAGTTGGTAGGTCCTTCTTAGGATTAAAGTCTTCTGGTAAATTCGATTTGAACCGTTGGGCTAGCGACAACCCTAGTATATTAACCCTTGTTTGTCTTAACGTACTGGCTCTAATGCCATATCCTATCCTTGATAATAGCATATTTTTCTGTAAGAGTTAAATATCAGAGTTGATTAAATCTGGAAAATTTTTTGGATCGCTTTTATCATCAGATTCTGCTAcacaatttttcaaccaaACATAgtgttcaattttttgtcaacaaatatcatatatatatagcaAAAACTACACTTCACATATTATGTAGTCTAGAATTGCAAAAAAGACTTAATACGGCTTATTTACAAGGAATATAGAAGGATTATTCTctattatat harbors:
- a CDS encoding DEHA2E07370p (similar to CA4067|IPF5924 Candida albicans IPF5924), producing MLLSRIGYGIRASTLRQTRVNILGLSLAQRFKSNLPEDFNPKKDLPTSGEWKHMKHHIPGEAEQKNDLKSRIPKFPLGKEAVPTLLPRPGVPQVGPKYSFRQVIQILKNKQKPELIYESEPHRLYFLASFCCSLVFTIYGFVLLEYAYFQANKDYEENEKELSEPLRKREWFISLIKYSSIGVIALAVATGFAKFPTRLIRRMWYLPGPVEHIKFTSYPLFPGAPTPVITLPLSSIARKHTARVWTGKGFYGTADNSMFCFVLKETGARSRNWFVDRKGFFWSDGRVFDLLFGKETIAEAEAGIPYDEQVGMVNREVERKRKELRAKHGFFYKWKIQAQDMKQDVQGATNYVNTLRGSKKPKSTNQINGKNDNM